In the genome of Paenibacillus sp. GP183, the window CATATTTCGACAAAAACACTACATATAGTTGCATCGAATTATGTCGAAACACTATATATTGTATTTATTTTGAATTATTTTGTTGAAATTCATTGCATTATTTTACCATCCATTGTATTATGAATCTCGTAAAGCATTTAGCACTAATCTTCACAGAGTGCTAACAACACTTTTGAAAGGAGGACTCTAACATGGCTAAATCTAGCTCACGTAAAGTATCATCTGATCGTATGTCTTCTGTTGCTTCAAAAGCTTTGAACGATGGTAGAACTAGCAAAACTACCAAATCATTGGCTGGTTCTGTATTATCTCAATCTAGAGCAAACAAAAAGAAGTAATTACATCTGAAAGGAGTTTACGTCGATGAACACTTACCTTATTCTTTACGATCTAAAAGGCAATGAGCCACGTAATGATTACTTTCGTGTAATAATGGCTATTCAATCATTAGGTGAAGTTGAAAAAGTTCAGTATTCTAACTGGATTGTTTACACTAGCCTTAATGAAGTTCAGATTCGAGAGAGATTAAAGCCTTTCATTGATAATTATGATAGCTTGTTTATTGCTCGATTTGATGCCTATGCTTCTTACAATGTTCCCATCAAAGTAATTAACTTGATTAACCGTTCTTGGAATAAATTCGTTGGACTTTTTAAAGCAAACTAAATAAGATTCATTAGAAGAACAGGAGTTGAACCCATGTACATAGTGAGTCTCACACTAGTACCTCTGACAAATACTTAACTTGACCACTAATCCGAAAAAAGGTTAGTGGTTTTTTATACACAAATATAGCAATGAAAAAGATTATCGCAAGTGTCGCTTTAGCAGGAGCATTATTGTTTGGAACTGTAGGAATCAATAAAAACAAATTACCATATTTTTGTTTGGTGATTCATCGGTGAATTAACTCCTGCCGCTTTTCTTTAGGCTATGTTAATTCTTAATGTTGATATTTGATATATACGAACAAATGATCTATAATTGTGGGTATAATCATAGTTCGGAGATGATTTACTTATGGATTTAAAGGAATTGAAGAAGCTCGCTGACGCTTTAGACGATAGTTGTAAGCAAGAACTTATATACTTTTTGCAATCTCGAACGAAAAGCTTAGCGGCTCCAAATCGTGCAATTGATGAAATCCAGGAACAAAAGCATAAAGATGGGCTTGTTTGTCCGCATTGCAACAATCATTCAGTTGTGCGGTTTGGAAAATACGTTATTAAGACACGTACTGGGGAGGTCAAACGGCAACGTTACCGCTGTAAATCCTGCCGTCAAACCTTCAACGACCTCACCAACACCCCTCTTCAACGCACCAGAAGACCTCACCTTTGGGTTCGATTCATCGAATGTATGATTGAGGGTTTTTCACTGAGGAAATGTGCCGAACTGTTGCATGATGAGGTAACTCATGTAACCCTGTTTTACTGGAGGCATAAGATTCTTGCCGCTCTGAAACAAATTCCAACCGAAACATTCCAGGGCATCGTCGAAATGGATGAGACCTATTTCTTGTTCTCTGAAAAAGGCAAACGGACTATCGCTGACCGCAAGTCCCGTAAACGTGGTGGCAAAGCTAAATATCGTGGCATCAGTAACGACCAAATATGTGTATTGGTGGCTCGTGACCGTCAAAAGATGACTTTCTCTGGCGTTCTTGGACGTGGACGTATTCGGAAAGCTAAATTGGATGAGGCTATCGGCTGTCATTTAACCGAATCAAACGTACTTTGTACCGATTCATGGAGGGCATTCAGTTCCTATGCGAATACGAAAGGATTAGCCCATTACCGCTTCAAGTCGGATGGGAAACAACGTGTTAAAGGAGTTTACCACATTCAGAATGTAAACAACTATCATAGTCGGTTGAAACGCTGGATTTACCGCTTTAATGGTGTAGCAACCAAGTATTTACAACATTATCTGGCTTGGTTCCGTTACTTAACAGCAAGGAATATGAGAACACAACGTCGAATAAGAAAAATATGCTGGTCACCTCTTGCCTGTTTACTGTACATGAGACAAACACCAATCTTCGCAGAACATCTTTTTCCTCCTAAACTAACTGGCAGATAGATCAATGTTAATATCTGCGGTACAAATGTGTACATATAGATACGCCTGATTAAACCGCTATAAGATGCCAAAGGTCATAATGGCTTTAGAATAAATGATTTCAATGATTTTAAGGGGGGCTCAACCCTTCTGTTGTCTTTAAATAGAATAAGGAGTTGTTACGTTAGATGAAACAGATTACTCTTCGCCAATCCCAAAATTCCGATGTTGAGACAATTGCTAATTTACGGGCAATTGTACTACGTAATGATTTAACTAGGTTAGGAAGGTTTGATGAAGAGAAAGTTCGGCAACGCTTCCGTAATGCATTTGACTCAGTTCATACTTGGATCATCGAGGCAGATTCTTCTTTTGTTGGCTGCATAGCTTTTAAACCGACATTAGATGGTTATTTATTGGAACATTTTTATATTCATCCCAATTACCAAGGTAAAGGGGTCGGCAGTCAAGTATTAAAAAATCTGCTTGAACAAAATTATGTAAAAGGAAAACGTGTAACATTAAATGTCCTACAAGGAAGCTCTGCTAGACGTCTTTATGAACGGTTTGGTTTTAAAGTTGAAAGTGAGGATCTTATAGACGTTTACATGTCTGTGATTGTAGAGGAAAATTCCAGAACCGTCGAAGGATTGTAATACTGCTCTCTCTAAAGTGGAATATTCGCTAACTTGAATCACAATAAAGGTGTTGGTTATTACGATGGAAAACGATAGTTAGATTAACCACCTTTTCAGTTGGCGGTTTTCTTTCAGTCAAAAATCAACATTAAACGAAAACAGAGCCTTTCTTTAAAAAATGATAAAATGGAAGCAGATTAAAAAGTAGGGGTGTAATTAAACTGAAAAGACTTCTAGGAGTTATTACCGGCGCAATAATTACTTATGAAGATCTGCATATCTTTGATGCGCATGCCTTTGGGTTCACTAACTCAAAAGCGATTGATAGAATTGGTGCAGTATTTTTTGGAATTGTTGTATTGCTGATTTTTATGGAGGTATTTCGGCGGTTTTTTAGTCCTTCTTTCTTCAATGGCTTTGTAGTCGCGACAGGTTTGTTTTTAAGCTTTGACATCCTTGTGTTTCATTGGATATTTAAGTTACACCGTATAACTAACGGTCCAGAAGCTAATGTATTAGAACCGATATTCGTTTGTTTTGGCTTACTTTTGTTTTGGCAGGGATTACGTAGGGAAATAAAGCAAAATAGTATCAAGGCTAATGGTAATAATATAAGTTCTTGATGAAATGAATATGGCGCGCAACATGTCGCGGCGACAGCCGGTTATTGCGCTAGCGGAGAATTATAGCTTATATCCAATTATGGATTGCTGCCTTTCAGCGGTACTTATTCTAGCACAAGAATAAGTGCTGAAACAAAACAACGAGTTACGCAATAGCCTATTGACTAACGTCTTAGGTTAACCTGTATTTAACAGATAACCCTTATTATAAAAGGCTTCGTTAATTCAAGTCATCAAAATAAAGCTATCAAAAGTTAACCATGTATAATATTCCTGCAAAATGGAAACGCTGATATTATCAGCGTTTCCATTTTTTGAAGTTTGGTTAATCTTAAGGAGTTGATCATTTGGCAAAAGACCCGGATCCAGTGTGGGGAGCAAAGGCTTCGCAAGAGGTATGCAATCTTTTTCACGAGCTATTTGAAAGATCTGGTTACCCAACCAAGAAAGAGTACCTGGAACATCTCGCACGGCTCGATAAATCCAACAACATTCGCAAAGGATCTGTGATATAAAAGAACAAAAAAAAGACGCTGAAATTCTTATGCAGCGCCTTCAAGCTGACAATGAGCTCGAACTTAACACCGAAATCCAAAAGGTGCGTGAAGCTGCCCAAGCTGAGATTTCAAAATATCGGGATGAGCTAACGGCGCAACTGAAATCGTTGGTTGACCAGCGTAATACCAGCGAAAATAAGGCACAAAAAACGAATCGATGAGTATCGACAGGAAGCCAAAGAATTACGAGCAGAGCTTGAAAACCTGAGAAAATCGAAACCACTCGGTCGACCACCGAAAACTTCATAATAATGGAGGAAAGGTCGTTAAAGTGGTATAAAATGGAAGGATGTATATAGTTGAATAATTTTATGAATCTTGTTAAAGGAGGGATGTGAAATGAACGATACAACAATAAAACTAAAACTTAGTACCAGAGAGGTAGAAGGGCTCACAAATCTTGCAAGGGATATCGCGATGAAGTATTGGGGGCTTGATTTCAATATACCGGTAATTATTAATCCGAGATTAAAACGGTCGACCTATGGACGATTCATATATAACAAAAAAACGCCACTTCGAATTGAAATTAGTGGTTATTCTATCAGAAATTTATATATAACCGAGATAATTGACTTGATGAAACATGAAGTCTGCCATTATGCATGCTTCATTATGCAAAAACAATTATCAGACGGATCAAGGTTTTTTGAAGGAGAACTAAAGCGAATTAATTCAACTTCAGCAGGCTTAAGCTATAAAAGCGTGCGTAAGACCAGGGGGAAGTGAATGTTATAACATAAGTTGCTACGCGAAATTCACCCCCTTTCCAGATACAACTAAAAGAGGACCAAAGAATTCTTGGTCCTCTTTATCTGGAAAACAAAAATCAAGCACTTTCGTTTTTGTTTTATAGATCAGTTGAATCATTCGTAAGTGAATTGAATGAAGTCACAGGGTGAGTTAGGATCAAGATTTTCTATTGAAACACGACCCTTACTAAACTAAACGGGGAACGATAGTTCAATTAGGAAAAGGTGACCGCGTTTCTATAAATGCGGTTTTTTTTGTTATCACCTATAAACACGTTGGAAATGGCACCGTGATAATGTTACACAAGGTTAGAAAATTATGCAAACCCGCAGCAGCGATCATTAAGGCTCTCTTTACTTGATGCTGACCGCTTACGTCCGCGTAATCTTCTCTCTCCGAAAGTTTATAATGTTTAATATTAACCTCATTAAATATATGATTTTCGACAATTCTCATCTCTTCGAGCCTGCTTAAATCCGATAAATGAGTAATTCCCGACACCGCAATATCCTTAACAAGACAAGCTTCTGGCGCATTTTGACGCGGTACAATAAATTGCTGAATTCCAACCTGTCTCGCCGCATGCACCATGGACAAAATGCCTGGAATAGGGCGAAGAGATCCGTCCAACGCTAACTCACCGAGCATTAAGGTGCGCTCCAGCTTGTCGATACATACTTGTCCGCTCGTAATAAGGATCCCCACGGCAATGGCCAAATCGAAGGATGAGCCTTCCTTGCGCAAATCTGCCGGAGCCAGGTTGACTGTGATCCGATCCATGGGGAATTGATACCCGCAGTTTTTAATTGCGGCCCTGACTCTTTCCACCGATTCACGAATGGCGGAGTCAGGCAAACCAACTAAATTGATCTGTGGAAGCCCGCTGGAAATATCAACCTCCACGTCAATAATTTGACCTTCAATCCCGAGGAGGCATGCGCTTTTTACTTTTCCATACATATTAAAAACACCTTCTTTCCTTAGATTCGGCAGTCGATCATCTAGCTGACCGTCGTGCCGGGCTTCTACAGGTAAAAGGTGCTTCCTCATTAACCTAATAATTGATTTTGTATTAAACTTTCTACAAGATCCGCCAAATTCCTTCTTCACTGGATATAAAAACCGAAAATTGACCATACTGCTGTTGAGGTGATCATCATGCAGGAAATTCCCTATTTTTGTCCGGACTGTCGGTCGAATCGCGTTAAATTCAGAATCATCACCAGCTATTCGCAATCCATCATGAAGGATGCTTTGTCCGGAAGCGTTACAGAATATAAAGACCCGAGTTTAATCGTAGAGCCTGAGCCCATGATCCAATGTCAGGTTTGCAGTTTTATCGGCAATGAAATGCGCTTTATCAAGCAAGCCCAGCGGGAGCCTCGGCCTGGCTCAACCCCGTCTGCCGTTTATCAGTAAGCAGTTATAATCTCTGCCTGCACATTTTTCTCGCCAAAAAGTGTGCTTTTTTTTATGGGTCCCTGATAGTTATTGTTTTTCAAGGTGAAAGGAAAATTCTCATTGTACTCCTTAAAAAAAAGAGGAAACCGAATGCGAAAAGTGTTACAATAGATGAGGCTTGTCAAAAAACCTGAGTTTTATGCAAAAGCCGGAATGTTGTATGGTGCTTTTGTACTATAGTGAGTTTATCCTGATAGGAGGTTTCTAGGAAATGAATATCCATGAGTATCAAGGCAAAGAAGTCCTAAGGCAGTACGGAGTCAGCGTTCCTAATGGTAAAGTGGCTTTCACTGTTGAAGAAGCGGTACAAGCAGCTAAAGAGCTGGGAACTTCCGTAGTTGTTGTTAAGGCCCAAATTCATGCTGGAGGACGGGGTAAAGCAGGTGGTGTGAAGGTCGCCAAAAACCTTGATGAAGTTCGTACATATGCTGAGCAAATACTCGGTAAAGTGCTGGTCACTCACCAAACCGGTCCCGAAGGTAAAGAAGTCAAGCGTCTTTTAATTGAAGAAGGCTGTGACATCAAAAAAGAATATTACATCGGTATCGTCGTAGATCGTGGTACAGGACGCGTCGTTATGATGGCATCCGAAGAGGGTGGAACGGAGATCGAAGAGGTTGCCGAGCATTCTCCCGAGAAAATTTTCAAGGAAATTGTGGATCCGGCTGTAGGCTTACAGGTTTTCCAAGCACGCAGACTTGCTTATGCGATTAACATTCCAAACGAGCTTGTGAATAAAGCGATTAAATTCATGACGGCTCTATACAAAGCATTTATTGAAAAAGATTGCTCCATCGCGGAAATTAATCCGCTTGTTGTTACTGGCGGCGGAGATGTTATGGCGCTTGACGCCAAATTGAATTTTGATTCCAACGCGCTTTATCGCCATAAAGATATCGTGGAGCTTCGCGACCTTACGGAAGAAGATGATAAGGAAATTCAAGCTTCCAAATATGATCTTAGCTATATCGCGCTTGACGGCAACATCGGTTGTTTGGTCAATGGCGCAGGACTTGCGATGTCCACCATGGATATCATCAAACATTATGGCGGCGATCCGGCTAACTTCCTTGATGTAGGGGGCGGTGCTACTACTGAAAAAGTAACGGAAGCGTTCAAAATTATTCTTTCCGACAAGCAGGTTAAAGGTATTTTTGTAAACATCTTCGGGGGCATCATGCGCTGTGACGTTATCGCCAACGGTGTCGTTGAGGCATCCAGACAAGTCGGGCTTTCGCTGCCGCTGGTTGTCCGTTTGGAAGGCACTAATGTTGAACTCGGCAAAAAAATCCTCAATGAATCGGGATTAAATATTGTTTCGGCCGACTCCATGGCGGATGGGGCGCAAAAAATCGTAGCATTGGTCAAGTAAAAATACAGGGGATGTGAACATAGATCATGAGTATTTTGGTCAACAAACATACAAAAGTCATTACTCAAGGGATTACCGGCGCCACTGGCCTGTTTCATACCAAAGGCGGCCTTGATTACGGCACGCAAATGGTCGGCGGGGTTACTCCTGGTAAAGGCGGAACGAAAGTTGATATTACATTGGAAAACGGCGAATCCGTTCAGCTTCCTGTATTTAATACAGTCAATGATGCGAAGAAGGCTACCGGTGCGAATGCTTCCGTTATTTATGTAGCTCCACCTTTTGCAGCGGATGCGATCATGGAAGCGGTAGACGCGGATCTCGATCTCGTCATATGTATCACAGAGGGAATCCCGGTTATCGATATGATTAACGTAAGCCGTTATATGGAAGGCAAAAGAACAATCCTTATCGGACCAAACTGTCCTGGCGTTATAACACCGGGTGAGTGTAAAATCGGTATTATGCCGGGGTACATTCATACTCCTGGTCACGTAGGCGTTGTATCCCGTTCCGGAACACTCACCTATGAAGCCGTTCATCAGCTGACTACTCGCGGAATTGGTCAATCCTCTGCAGTAGGGATTGGCGGCGATCCGGTCAAGGGATCCGAATTTATCGATATTCTTCGCATGTTTAACGATGATCCGGATACATATGCTGTGATCATGATCGGTGAAATCGGCGGTACGGCAGAAGAAGAAGCTGCTGAGTGGGTGAAAGCCAATATGACTAAGCCGGTAGTCGGCTTTATCGGCGGTAAAACGGCGCCTCCAGGCAAAAGAATGGGACATGCCGGCGCCATCATTTCCGGCGGCAAAGGCACGGCTGCTGAGAAAATAGCAACTCTCGAAGCTTGCGGTATCCGCGTTGCGGCTACTCCATCCGAGATGGGCTCCACACTCGTGGCAGCACTTGAAGCCAAAGGCATTTTAGACAAATGTATCACTAAAAAATAAGAGCTGTTTATGTAAGGTAAGCAACCTTTCATTTCCTCCGCAGGGGGATTTGAAAGGTTTTTCTTTTTTTAATACAGATTCAATAATTTGTCAGATTGGTAAGGAGTGTATATACTAATGGATAATCGCATGATACTGATTGGCCTTCATGAGCTTGCGGGAATCGGCTGGAAAACGATTTTAAAGCTAATGAACCGGTTTATGGAGCCTAAGGATATTCTCACGTTAACTGCGGAAAGCCTCGCAGGCTTGCATTTGCAATCCAAGCAGGTTGAAGAGATAACCTCCACCCTCACGCCATCATTTGTGGAGCAAAAGCTGATGCAATATGAGAAGCTGGGCATCCGCATCCTTACGCTGCTGGATCCGGAATATCCCGCTATACTCAAAGAAACTGCCCAGCCGCCATGGGTGCTCTATTACAAAGGTCATTTAGAATTATGCAATCAACCTCTTTTGGGTATGGTTGGTACCCGGACTCCGACTGCATATGGGAAAAAGATTGCTGAAGATATGGCACTCTCACTTTCACGACTCGGCTTTGGCGTTGTAAGCGGATTGGCCAGAGGAATTGACAGCGCTGCGCATCAAGGAGCTTTGCAAGGCAAGGCGAAGACGATAGCCGTGCTTGGTTGCGCGATAGATCGAATTTATCCGCCGGAGAATGGAGCGTTGTACCGGCAAATCGAGCAGCAAGGCCTTATTCTTTCCGAATACCCGATTGGGATGCAAACACATCCAGGAATGTTCCCCTTGCGCAATCGTATTATTGCGGGCTTGTCCTTGGGAGTTGTCGTTGTAGAAGCGGCTCAAGACAGTGGTTCACTTATAACTGCCGCGGCGGCGCTTGAGGAATCCAGAGATGTT includes:
- the dprA gene encoding DNA-processing protein DprA, producing MDNRMILIGLHELAGIGWKTILKLMNRFMEPKDILTLTAESLAGLHLQSKQVEEITSTLTPSFVEQKLMQYEKLGIRILTLLDPEYPAILKETAQPPWVLYYKGHLELCNQPLLGMVGTRTPTAYGKKIAEDMALSLSRLGFGVVSGLARGIDSAAHQGALQGKAKTIAVLGCAIDRIYPPENGALYRQIEQQGLILSEYPIGMQTHPGMFPLRNRIIAGLSLGVVVVEAAQDSGSLITAAAALEESRDVFAVPGAITSPKSVGVLSLIKEGAAKMITSVEDIIEEYPHLVKKKEAAALQQSHSAHELTQDELEIIKILSIEPFSIDDLLEQSQYTFGHLHSVLLSLLLKKAIIQLPGSIYMKT
- a CDS encoding DUF2243 domain-containing protein produces the protein MVVLLIFMEVFRRFFSPSFFNGFVVATGLFLSFDILVFHWIFKLHRITNGPEANVLEPIFVCFGLLLFWQGLRREIKQNSIKANGNNISS
- a CDS encoding magnesium chelatase domain-containing protein encodes the protein MYGKVKSACLLGIEGQIIDVEVDISSGLPQINLVGLPDSAIRESVERVRAAIKNCGYQFPMDRITVNLAPADLRKEGSSFDLAIAVGILITSGQVCIDKLERTLMLGELALDGSLRPIPGILSMVHAARQVGIQQFIVPRQNAPEACLVKDIAVSGITHLSDLSRLEEMRIVENHIFNEVNIKHYKLSEREDYADVSGQHQVKRALMIAAAGLHNFLTLCNIITVPFPTCL
- a CDS encoding SprT-like domain-containing protein; translation: MNDTTIKLKLSTREVEGLTNLARDIAMKYWGLDFNIPVIINPRLKRSTYGRFIYNKKTPLRIEISGYSIRNLYITEIIDLMKHEVCHYACFIMQKQLSDGSRFFEGELKRINSTSAGLSYKSVRKTRGK
- the sucC gene encoding ADP-forming succinate--CoA ligase subunit beta — its product is MNIHEYQGKEVLRQYGVSVPNGKVAFTVEEAVQAAKELGTSVVVVKAQIHAGGRGKAGGVKVAKNLDEVRTYAEQILGKVLVTHQTGPEGKEVKRLLIEEGCDIKKEYYIGIVVDRGTGRVVMMASEEGGTEIEEVAEHSPEKIFKEIVDPAVGLQVFQARRLAYAINIPNELVNKAIKFMTALYKAFIEKDCSIAEINPLVVTGGGDVMALDAKLNFDSNALYRHKDIVELRDLTEEDDKEIQASKYDLSYIALDGNIGCLVNGAGLAMSTMDIIKHYGGDPANFLDVGGGATTEKVTEAFKIILSDKQVKGIFVNIFGGIMRCDVIANGVVEASRQVGLSLPLVVRLEGTNVELGKKILNESGLNIVSADSMADGAQKIVALVK
- a CDS encoding GNAT family N-acetyltransferase; this encodes MKQITLRQSQNSDVETIANLRAIVLRNDLTRLGRFDEEKVRQRFRNAFDSVHTWIIEADSSFVGCIAFKPTLDGYLLEHFYIHPNYQGKGVGSQVLKNLLEQNYVKGKRVTLNVLQGSSARRLYERFGFKVESEDLIDVYMSVIVEENSRTVEGL
- the sucD gene encoding succinate--CoA ligase subunit alpha, with protein sequence MSILVNKHTKVITQGITGATGLFHTKGGLDYGTQMVGGVTPGKGGTKVDITLENGESVQLPVFNTVNDAKKATGANASVIYVAPPFAADAIMEAVDADLDLVICITEGIPVIDMINVSRYMEGKRTILIGPNCPGVITPGECKIGIMPGYIHTPGHVGVVSRSGTLTYEAVHQLTTRGIGQSSAVGIGGDPVKGSEFIDILRMFNDDPDTYAVIMIGEIGGTAEEEAAEWVKANMTKPVVGFIGGKTAPPGKRMGHAGAIISGGKGTAAEKIATLEACGIRVAATPSEMGSTLVAALEAKGILDKCITKK